The Frondihabitans australicus genome includes a region encoding these proteins:
- a CDS encoding endo alpha-1,4 polygalactosaminidase → MKAASRILLALTIASGLMMAGAGCSYSAGSPQGDSEHVDRVLPPTTGAADYQLGGAYTPPKGVTVVTRDSTSKPAKGVYSICYVNGFQTQPDVKWPSDLILHAASGAPLVDPGWPDEHIIDISTAAKRTAAAKIIAKSTDLCARKGFSAVEFDNLDSYTRSKKQLTLDDAIAFAKLLVAEAHDRDLAAGQKNTDQLGSRGKTQIGYDFAVSEECDTFDECDQYTRVYGKHVIDIEYTDDLRGTFAQVCARKHTPPMTELRDRDLTTPGSKDYVYRSC, encoded by the coding sequence GTGAAAGCCGCGTCCCGGATCCTGCTCGCCCTGACCATCGCGTCGGGCCTGATGATGGCGGGCGCAGGATGCAGCTACAGCGCCGGGTCGCCGCAGGGCGACTCCGAGCACGTCGACAGAGTGCTGCCGCCGACCACGGGCGCCGCCGACTACCAGCTCGGCGGTGCCTACACGCCGCCGAAGGGCGTCACCGTGGTGACCCGCGATTCGACGTCCAAGCCCGCGAAGGGCGTCTACTCGATCTGCTACGTGAACGGGTTCCAGACGCAGCCCGACGTGAAGTGGCCGAGCGATCTGATCCTGCACGCGGCCTCGGGTGCGCCGCTGGTCGACCCGGGCTGGCCCGACGAGCACATCATCGACATCTCGACGGCCGCCAAGCGGACCGCCGCAGCGAAGATCATCGCCAAGTCGACCGACCTCTGCGCGCGGAAGGGCTTCAGTGCCGTCGAGTTCGACAACCTGGACTCGTACACGCGGTCGAAGAAGCAGCTGACCCTCGACGACGCGATCGCGTTCGCGAAGCTGCTCGTGGCGGAGGCGCACGACCGCGACCTCGCCGCGGGGCAGAAGAACACCGACCAGCTCGGGTCGCGCGGCAAGACGCAGATCGGCTACGACTTCGCGGTGTCGGAGGAGTGCGATACGTTCGACGAGTGCGACCAGTACACGAGGGTCTACGGGAAGCACGTGATCGACATCGAGTACACCGACGACCTCCGGGGCACGTTCGCGCAGGTCTGCGCCCGGAAGCACACGCCGCCGATGACCGAGCTGCGCGACCGCGACCTCACGACGCCGGGTTCGAAGGACTACGTCTACCGAAGCTGCTGA
- a CDS encoding ferredoxin, with the protein MTGGFRPTGSGSVRAQDRRQPAAPDPSLHIDWTLCDGRGLCTELLPELLSRDEWGYPLSPDGSDVRVPPSLVPAARDAVALCPRAALRLRGVA; encoded by the coding sequence GTGACCGGCGGCTTCCGGCCGACGGGGTCGGGCAGCGTCAGGGCGCAGGATCGGCGACAGCCCGCCGCTCCCGACCCGTCGCTCCACATCGACTGGACCCTCTGCGACGGCCGCGGGCTCTGCACCGAGCTGCTGCCCGAGCTCCTGAGTCGCGACGAGTGGGGCTACCCGCTCTCGCCCGACGGCTCGGACGTGCGCGTGCCGCCCTCGCTCGTCCCGGCCGCTCGCGACGCCGTCGCCCTCTGCCCCCGTGCGGCCCTCCGCCTCCGCGGGGTTGCCTAG
- a CDS encoding SDR family NAD(P)-dependent oxidoreductase: MTRLTTPFGAKTTAAEVLEGVDLTVRRAVVTGGASGIGIETARALAGAGADVTLAVRNLEAGAAAVDDIVATTGAGADTVRASYLDLSDRSTLTSFGQQWQGPLHILVNNAGIMATPLTRTPEGYELQFANNHLGHFALALALHDALAAGADDAGAAARIVSLSSTGHLRSDVDYDDLMFERREYDPWVAYGQSKTANVLFAVGASAKWAGDGITANAVHPGGIMTNLQRHMDPAEFVRRGWVDENGTPNAVFKTPEQGASTSTLVAASPLVEGVAGRYFEDANEALPFDPSRPGSGVMLYALDPESADRLWKVSLDLIA, from the coding sequence ATGACACGTCTCACCACGCCCTTCGGGGCCAAGACCACCGCCGCCGAAGTCCTCGAGGGGGTCGACCTCACCGTCCGCCGCGCCGTCGTCACGGGCGGCGCCTCCGGCATCGGCATCGAGACCGCCCGCGCGCTCGCGGGCGCCGGGGCGGACGTGACGCTCGCCGTCCGCAACCTCGAGGCCGGGGCCGCAGCGGTCGACGACATCGTGGCGACGACGGGCGCAGGTGCCGACACGGTCCGGGCGTCGTACCTCGACCTCTCCGACCGGTCGACTCTCACCTCGTTCGGGCAGCAGTGGCAGGGCCCGCTCCACATCCTGGTCAATAACGCCGGAATCATGGCGACACCCCTCACGCGCACGCCCGAGGGCTACGAGCTGCAGTTCGCCAACAACCACCTCGGCCACTTCGCGCTCGCCCTGGCGCTCCACGACGCCCTCGCGGCCGGTGCAGACGACGCAGGAGCAGCCGCACGCATCGTCAGCCTGAGCTCGACGGGCCACCTCCGCAGCGACGTGGACTACGACGACCTCATGTTCGAGCGTCGCGAATACGACCCCTGGGTCGCGTACGGCCAGTCGAAGACGGCCAACGTGCTCTTCGCCGTGGGCGCGTCGGCGAAATGGGCGGGCGACGGCATCACGGCGAACGCGGTGCACCCCGGCGGCATCATGACGAACCTGCAGCGCCACATGGACCCCGCGGAGTTCGTGCGGCGCGGCTGGGTCGACGAGAACGGCACGCCGAACGCCGTGTTCAAGACGCCCGAGCAGGGTGCGTCGACCTCCACGCTGGTGGCCGCCTCGCCGCTCGTCGAGGGTGTCGCCGGGCGCTACTTCGAGGACGCCAACGAGGCCCTCCCGTTCGACCCGTCGCGCCCCGGCAGCGGGGTCATGCTGTACGCCCTCGACCCCGAGTCCGCCGACCGGCTGTGGAAGGTCTCCCTCGACCTGATCGCCTGA
- a CDS encoding circularly permuted type 2 ATP-grasp protein, with amino-acid sequence MGDLFDGYAGSASRTIRPGGSGAWDEMFQGPGSPRSMYREIHSALDSMTQDELRGRTAALADSYLAQGVTFDFAGEERPFPLDAVPRVIEQAEWQDVEKGVKQRVRALEAFLADIYGPQRCVADGVIPASLITSSHHFHRQAAGIEPANGVRIQVSGIDLIRDEAGAWRVLEDNVRVPSGVSYVISNRRVMAQTLPELFVSMRVRPVGDYPNRLLHALRRSAPVGVEDPTVVVLTPGVFNSAYYEHTLLARLMGVELVEGRDLYCSGGRVWMRTTAGPQRVDVIYRRVDDEFLDPLSFRADSVLGSPGLLMAARLGTVTIANAVGNGVADDKLVYTYLPDLIRYYLGEDAVLPNVDTWRLEDPGALEEVLDRLDELVVKPVDGSGGKGLVVGPAASAKELDELRARLLKDPRGWIAQPVVQLSTIPTLVDDGLRPRHADLRPFAVNDGDDIWVLPGGLTRVALPEGQLVVNSSQGGGSKDTWVVGVDAGTWSQGQSVSSLVTSQAAPTASIPIVAADHVPDHSPQDDPKRDQQSQQQQAQIPGPHNVSQDEQQQQQHCRAHEAPERKSC; translated from the coding sequence ATGGGAGACCTCTTCGACGGATACGCCGGCTCCGCGAGCCGCACGATCCGGCCGGGTGGTTCGGGGGCATGGGACGAGATGTTCCAGGGTCCCGGCTCGCCCCGCAGCATGTACCGGGAGATCCACTCGGCGCTCGACAGCATGACCCAGGACGAACTGCGGGGGCGCACCGCGGCGCTCGCCGACTCGTACCTCGCTCAGGGCGTCACGTTCGACTTCGCCGGCGAGGAGCGCCCGTTCCCGCTCGACGCCGTGCCTCGGGTCATCGAGCAGGCCGAGTGGCAGGACGTCGAGAAGGGTGTGAAACAGCGCGTCCGCGCCCTCGAGGCCTTTCTCGCCGACATCTACGGCCCGCAGCGCTGCGTGGCCGACGGCGTCATCCCGGCGAGCCTCATCACGTCGTCGCACCACTTCCATCGGCAGGCGGCGGGCATCGAGCCGGCGAACGGCGTCCGGATCCAGGTCTCGGGCATCGACCTCATCCGAGACGAGGCCGGAGCCTGGCGCGTGCTCGAGGACAACGTGCGAGTCCCCTCCGGGGTCAGCTACGTGATCTCCAACCGGCGGGTGATGGCACAGACGTTGCCCGAGCTCTTCGTCTCGATGCGCGTGAGGCCGGTCGGCGACTATCCGAACCGGCTCCTGCACGCCCTTCGTCGCAGCGCCCCGGTCGGCGTGGAGGATCCGACGGTCGTCGTGCTCACGCCGGGCGTGTTCAACTCGGCGTACTACGAGCACACGCTGCTCGCCCGCCTCATGGGCGTGGAGCTCGTCGAGGGCCGCGACCTGTACTGCTCCGGCGGCCGGGTCTGGATGCGCACGACAGCCGGCCCGCAGCGCGTCGACGTCATCTACCGCCGCGTCGACGACGAGTTCCTCGACCCGCTGTCGTTCCGGGCCGACTCGGTGCTCGGTTCGCCGGGCCTGCTCATGGCGGCACGGCTCGGCACCGTCACGATCGCGAACGCGGTGGGCAACGGCGTCGCCGACGACAAGCTCGTCTACACGTACTTGCCCGACCTGATCCGGTACTACCTCGGCGAGGACGCGGTGCTGCCGAACGTCGACACCTGGCGGCTCGAAGACCCGGGCGCCCTCGAGGAGGTGCTCGACCGGCTCGACGAGCTCGTCGTGAAGCCGGTCGACGGCTCCGGCGGCAAGGGCCTCGTGGTCGGGCCGGCCGCCAGCGCGAAGGAGCTCGACGAGCTGCGCGCCCGCCTGCTCAAGGACCCGCGCGGCTGGATCGCGCAGCCGGTCGTGCAGCTGTCGACCATCCCCACGCTCGTCGACGACGGCCTCCGCCCTCGCCACGCCGACCTCCGGCCTTTCGCGGTCAACGACGGCGACGACATCTGGGTGCTGCCCGGCGGGCTCACCCGGGTGGCGCTGCCGGAGGGGCAGCTCGTCGTGAACTCCAGCCAGGGCGGCGGGTCGAAGGACACCTGGGTGGTCGGAGTCGACGCCGGCACCTGGTCGCAGGGCCAGAGCGTCAGCTCGCTCGTCACGTCGCAGGCGGCGCCGACCGCGTCGATCCCGATCGTCGCGGCCGACCACGTGCCCGACCACTCGCCCCAGGACGACCCCAAGCGCGACCAGCAGTCCCAGCAGCAGCAGGCGCAAATACCTGGCCCGCACAACGTCAGCCAGGACGAACAACAGCAACAACAGCACTGCAGGGCCCACGAGGCCCCGGAGAGGAAATCATGCTGA
- a CDS encoding alpha-E domain-containing protein → MLSRIAESLFWIGRYIERADGTARILDVHLQLLLEDPWIEEDAACRSLLSVMGSDAPADVEITRTDVLSMLAVDRHNPASIAYSLGAARENARRAREIVSTELWECLNTTRARMPRKVSSEKVHEFFAWVRERSALAVGIIESATSRDEVWQFFTLGRSIERADMTARLLATRTLTEASGPSWTTILRSVGAYEAYLRTYRGVPSARNAAEFLLLDRLFPRSVLFAISRAESCLREVDPNTARTASSDAGVRILGQMRSELEYKPIAEILDDLPTHMDAVQSATSAASEAIRQRYFPTSAAPTWVGERS, encoded by the coding sequence ATGCTGAGCCGGATCGCCGAGAGCCTGTTCTGGATCGGCCGGTACATCGAGCGCGCCGACGGGACCGCCCGCATCCTGGACGTCCACCTGCAGCTGCTGCTGGAGGACCCCTGGATCGAGGAGGACGCCGCCTGCCGCAGCCTCCTCAGCGTCATGGGCTCCGACGCGCCCGCCGACGTCGAGATCACCCGCACCGACGTGCTCTCGATGCTCGCCGTCGACCGGCACAACCCGGCGTCGATCGCTTACTCGCTCGGCGCCGCCCGCGAGAACGCCCGACGCGCCCGCGAGATCGTCTCGACCGAGCTGTGGGAGTGCCTCAACACCACCCGCGCACGGATGCCGCGCAAGGTGTCGAGCGAGAAGGTGCACGAGTTCTTCGCCTGGGTCCGCGAGCGGTCCGCGCTCGCCGTGGGGATCATCGAGTCGGCGACCAGTCGCGACGAGGTGTGGCAGTTCTTCACCCTGGGTCGCTCGATCGAGCGCGCCGACATGACCGCGAGGCTGCTGGCCACGAGGACTCTGACCGAGGCGTCCGGGCCGTCGTGGACCACGATCCTGCGCTCCGTCGGCGCGTACGAGGCCTACCTGCGCACCTACCGCGGGGTGCCGAGCGCCCGGAACGCCGCCGAGTTCCTGCTGCTCGACCGGCTGTTCCCGCGCAGCGTGCTCTTCGCGATCTCGCGGGCCGAGTCGTGCCTGCGCGAGGTCGACCCGAACACGGCGCGGACGGCGTCGAGCGACGCGGGCGTCCGTATCCTGGGCCAGATGCGCTCCGAGCTCGAGTACAAGCCGATCGCCGAGATCCTCGACGACCTGCCCACGCACATGGACGCCGTGCAGTCGGCTACGTCCGCCGCGTCCGAGGCGATCCGCCAGCGCTACTTCCCGACCAGCGCCGCGCCGACCTGGGTCGGTGAGAGGTCGTGA
- a CDS encoding transglutaminase family protein has protein sequence MSRLRIRHVTGFQYDGEAKASYNEARMLPASTESQFVLSSNLRIEPNSGAHEYLDYWGTRVSSFEVLQPHQQLSLTATSLIEVRGSSHPSHDVSWDQLHDLAARRSEFVEQLDQTPLTQPPAEVVHLAERAVASTTTPCEAALRINEEIGDRVRYLRGVTNVKSTAADAWKAGAGVCQDIAHITLGALRSVGIPARYVSGYLHPKPDAELRETIVGESHAWVEFFCGSWTGFDPTNLIDIGERHVVVGHGRDYNDVPPLRGVYGGSRTSKLFVTVEITREA, from the coding sequence GTGAGCAGGCTCAGGATCCGACACGTCACCGGCTTTCAGTACGACGGCGAGGCGAAGGCCTCCTACAACGAGGCCCGCATGCTGCCCGCATCGACCGAGAGCCAGTTCGTGCTCTCGTCGAACCTCCGGATCGAGCCGAACTCGGGCGCCCACGAGTACCTCGACTACTGGGGCACGAGGGTGTCGTCGTTCGAGGTGCTGCAGCCGCACCAGCAGCTCTCGCTCACGGCGACGTCGCTGATCGAGGTGCGCGGCTCGTCCCACCCCTCCCACGACGTGTCGTGGGACCAGCTGCACGACCTCGCCGCGAGGCGCTCCGAGTTCGTCGAACAGCTCGACCAGACGCCGCTCACCCAGCCGCCGGCGGAGGTCGTGCACCTCGCCGAGCGCGCCGTCGCCTCGACGACGACCCCGTGCGAGGCGGCCCTGCGGATCAACGAGGAGATCGGCGACCGCGTCCGGTACCTGCGCGGCGTGACCAACGTGAAGTCGACGGCGGCCGACGCCTGGAAGGCCGGCGCGGGGGTCTGTCAGGACATCGCGCACATCACGCTCGGTGCGCTGCGCAGCGTGGGGATCCCGGCCCGGTACGTGTCGGGGTATCTGCATCCGAAGCCCGACGCGGAGCTCCGTGAGACGATCGTCGGCGAGTCGCACGCCTGGGTCGAGTTCTTCTGCGGGTCGTGGACCGGCTTCGACCCGACGAACCTCATCGACATCGGCGAGCGGCACGTGGTCGTCGGCCACGGGCGCGACTACAACGACGTGCCGCCGCTGCGCGGGGTGTACGGCGGGAGCCGTACGTCGAAGCTCTTCGTCACGGTGGAGATCACCCGCGAGGCGTGA